Below is a genomic region from Mycolicibacterium neworleansense.
GAGGGCCTGTTCGCCCGGGTGATCTCGGAGAGCCCGGCCAGCGGAATGGTCAGCTCGGCTGACGCCGCCGCGCATATCGCGGACCAGATCGCCGAATTGGTCAGTCCCGGTGGGGGATCGGCGGCCGCGGCGCTGATGTCGGCTCGCCCGGCCGAGCTGGGCCGCGCCCTGGAGGCGATGATCATGCGCGGCCAGACCGATATGCCGGGCGCGTTTCCGGTCGGGCCGACGTTCGGTACCGACTATCTGCCCGTCGACCCCGTCACGGCAATGGCCGAGGGCAGTGCACAGCGGGTTCCGTTGATCGTCGGCAACAACGCCGACGAGGGACGGCTGTTCACCCGGTTCCTCCAGTTGCTGCCGACCAACGAGGCGATGATCGAGAAGCTGTTCGCCCGTACGGATCCGGAGGAGCGCCGCCGGATCGTCGCGGCATATCCGGACTATCCGAGCAGCGCGGCCTGCGTGCGCCTCGGCGGTGACTTCGCCTTCGCCTCGGCCACCTGGCAGATCGCCGAGGCACACAGCAGGCATGCACCCACGTACGTGTACCGCTATGACTACGCACCGCGCACCCTGCACTGGGCGGGGCTGGGTGCGACGCATGCGATGGAGCTGCTGGCCGTGTTCGACACGTACCACACGACATACGGTGCGCTGCTGACCGCGGTCGGTGACCGCACGTCGGCCCGGCGGGTCAGCCGTGATGTGCAGCGGCGCTGGCGTGAGTTCACCCGCACCGGTGACCCGGGGCCCGGCTGGCCGGCCTACGACAGCCGCGAACGGGCGGTGTTCGTCTTCGATCGCCGGCCGCGCGTCGAGTACGACCCCCGGTCGGTGCGCCGTAAGGCGTGGGAGGGATTCACGCTCGCCGAGCGCTGAGGTCGTCGTTCTGACTCTGGGCGATTTGCTGCAGGGAAATACCGGGATGTGGTTGCGTATTCGGTGTGGACTATCCCCTGGATCCGCTGTCGGCCGACGAGTTTCGCGCGGTAGCAGCGATATTGCGGCGTGAGCACGGGGTCGGGGAGGGCTGGCGGGTTGCCTCGGTGGAACTCCTCGAGCCGACCAAGACCGAATTGGCCGCCTTCGACGGCGGGGGTGCGACCCCGGCCCGCCGGGCCGCCGTCATCTGTCTGGACCGGTCGGCCAACGCCACCTACAAGGGGGTGGTGTCGCTGACCGGCGACCGCGTCGAGGACTTCGACCACATTCCGGGCGTGCAGGCCAATTTCACCGTCGATGAGTTCGTCGAATGCGACGAGGTGCTGCGCCGGCATCCCGACGTGATCGCCGCACTGGCCAAACGCGGCATCACCGACCTGGACAACGTGTTCATGGACACCTGGACCTACGGTGACGCGGTCGCGCCGCCCGAATACCGCGACCGTCGGATCGGCTGGTCGGACACCTGGTATAAGCAGGCGGCGGGAGCCAATCCCTACGCTCACCCGGTCAGCGGCCTGCACTGCGTCATCGACATCAACAGCATGGAGGTGCTGCGCGTCGAGGATGACGGCAGTTCCGAAATGCCGGATGTGATGGGCGAATACGTACCGCACCACATCCCCGAACGTATCCGGGCGGCTTCGCGGCGCGAGCCGCTCAAGCCGCTGGACATCACCCAGCCCGAGGGGCCGTCGTTCACGCTGGACGGCAACCTGCTGCAGTGGCAGAACTGGTCGTTGCGCATCGGTTTCAACCACCGCGAGGGGATGACACTGCACACCGTGCGGTACCGCGACGGTGAGGTGAATCGTTCAGTGGCCCACCGTTTGTCGTTCGCCGAGATGGTGGTGCCCTATCGGGATTCCTCGGTCGATCACTACCGGCGTACCGCGTTCGACATCGGTGAGTGGGGCCTGGGATTCATGACCACCTCGCTGGAGCTCGGCTGCGACTGCCTCGGTGAAATCCGTTATCTGGATGCGGTTCTGCACAACAGTGCGGGGGAGCCGTACACCATCACCAACGCGATCTGCATCCACGAGGAGGACAACGCCGTCCTGTGGAAGCATGTCGACCACGACGCCGGAGCCGAGGTGCGCCGGATGCGCAGGCTCACACTGTCATTCCACGTCACCGTCGCCAACTACGAATACCTCGTGTACTGGCGGCTCTACCAGGACGGCAACATCGAGTGTGAGGTCCGCGCCACCGGGATCATGGTCACCACCCCGTTCCCGGCCGGGGACACACCGAAGAACGGCACGCTCGTCGACGAGCGCACCTATGCGCCTTTCCATCAGCACTTCCTGATCGCCCGGCTGGACCTGGACATCGACGGCACCGACAACACGGTCTACATGACCGAGTCGTATGCCGAGCCGATCGGCCCCGACAATCCGTACGGGTTGTCACTGGTGGTGCGCAATCAGGCGCTGCGCACCGAACAGGAGGGCAAGCAGGACGTCAGCTTCGCCACCCAGCGGGCCTGGAAGGTGGTCAACACCAACGTCGTCAACGGTCTGGGTACCCACCCGTCCTACAAGCTGGTTCCCACCGGGGCCATCCCGGCGATGTTCGACGCGGCCTCCCCGGTGCTGCAACGCGCCAACGTCATCGGTCACACGCTGTGGGTGACCCCGAACCGGCCAGATGAACGCTGGCCGGCGGGGGAGTTCGTCAACCAGTCCGTGACCGACACCGGGCTGGGCGAGTGGACCAAGGCCGACCGCTCGATCGACAACACCGACGTGGTGCTCTGGTACGTCTTCGGCATCCACCACATCACCCGTCCCGAGGACTGGCCGGTGATGCCCGTGGACGTGGTGTCGTTCTGGCTCAAGCCTTTCGGGTTCTTCGACCGCAACCCGTCCCTGGACGTGGCGGCCACCCCGCCGGACGCCTGCACCCACGGTCACGCCAAGGCCGCACATCATTAGTTGACACCTGTCATGTGTGACGGGGAACACTGCTAGGTTGCCTGTGTGCACCCGACTCAGACCGCCGTACTCGACCGTCCAGAAGACCTGACCTGTGAATGGCTGACCTCCGCCCTTGGCGCCGGTCAGGTCAGCGGATTCAGTTTCGAGCGGATCGGAACCGGTCAGATGAGCGAGTGCTACCGCGTCTCGCTGAGCTATGCCGGCGAGAGCGACGGACCGGCGTCGGTGGTGCTCAAGGTGGCCGCCACCGATCCCAGCAGCCGCCAGACCGGGCTGGCTCTGGGCCTCTACGAGCGTGAGGTGCGGTTCTACGCCGACATCGCGCCCGCCCTGGCGCCGGGTCCGGTGGCGCCCTGCTACCACGCTGCGATCGATACGCAGACCGGCGCCTTCGACCTGTTGCTCGGCGATGCCGTGCCCGCTGTGGTCGGTGACGAGATCCGCGGTGCCACAGCCGAACAGGCCACCGTGGCGCTCACCGAGCTGGGCCGCATCCACGGATCGAAGGCCGGCGCCGAGGCCCTGGACCGGGCCGAATGGCTCAACCGCGAGGCGCCGGTCAATCAGGCCCTCATCGGCGGTCTGTACGCGGCGTTCGTCGACCGCTACGCGGGCCTGATCACCCCGGAGCAACGCCAGGTCTGTGAGCGCCTCGTCGAAAGCTTCGACGCCTACCTCGCCGACGAGGGCGCGCCTCAGCGGCCACACGGGCTCGTACACGGGGACTACCGGCTCGACAACATGCTGTTCGGCGCCGACGGGGCGGACCGGGCGCTGACCGTGGTCGACTGGCAGACCGTCACCAGGGGGCCGGCGTTCACCGACGTCGCGTACTTCATCGGCTGCGCCTTGCCCGTCGAGCAGCGCCGCGCCCACTACGACGAGTTACTGACGGCATATCACCAGGCCCTCGGACCGGACTCGGCGCTGACGCTCGGCCAGGTGCGCGAGGGGGTGCGGCGGCAGAGCTTCTTCGGCGTCATGATGGCGATCATCTCCTCGATGCTGGTGGAACGTACCGAACGCGGCGATGCGATGTTCATGACGATGCTCGACCGGCACTGCAGCCATGTCCTGGACACCAACGCGCTGGATGTGCTTGCGCCGGCGGCGATCCCGGAGCCGCTGGTGCCCGCCGCCGAGGACGATCTTGCCCACACGCCGACCGACGAAGAATTGTGGAACGAGAGCTGGTACTTCGACTTCGTCGACGCCGAGGCGGGCTTCGGCGGCTGGGTCCGGCTGGGCCTGATCCCCAATCAGGACACCGCGTGGGTCAACGTGCTGTTCTGCGGTCCGGGGATGCCGACCGTGGCGCTCAACGACTTTCACGCCCCGCTGGCCGAACCGTCGTCGGTCAAGGGGGAGGGCGTGGAGCTGAACCTGCACCCGGCCGAGCCGCTCGAGGTCTATCGCCTGACTGCCACGGGCACCGGCGAGGCATTCGACGACCCGTCGGCGTTGCTGCGCGGCGAGTCGGGGCAGCCCGTCTCGGTGACGCTTGACCTGACATGGCGCACCGCGGGAGTGCCGTACCAGTACCGGATCACCCCACGCTATGAAATTCCGTGCACGGTGTCGGGAACGGTGATCATCGGCGATCAGACCCACACGGTCGAAGCCGTCGTGGGCCAGCGCGACCATTCGTGGGGGGTGCGCGACTGGTGGTCGATGAACTGGGTGTGGAGCGCGATCCACCTCGACGACGGCACCCATCTGCACGGCGTCGACATCCGGATCCCGCAGATGCCGCCGATAGGTATCGGCTATTCGCAGCGCGCGGGTGAGCCGCTCGTCGAATTGCAGTCGGTGACTGCGCAATACGCGCTCGGCGATGATGAGCTGCCGGTGTCCACGACGCTGACGCTGCAGCCCGGCGACATCGAAGTGGAGGTCGACATCCAGGCCTACGCCCCGGTGCTGCTGGTGGCAGCCGACGAGCGGGTCAGCCAGTTCCCCCGAGCCTGGGCGAAGGTGCGCACGGCCGACGGGCGCAGCGGCATCGGCTGGCTGGAGTGGAACCGCAACCTCGGCTGACGCTGCCCCATTTACACCGCGAGCGTGCGTGTCTGTCGGCCGACACGCCGCCTTTGAGCAGCACTCTGTGCACGCTCGCCGGCGCTCAGGTGATGCGAAAACGCTTGAGCCGCGCAGTCGCTCCGGAGATCAACTCCACGCGGCTGCGCGGCACACCCAGATGCTGGGCCAGCAGCTTGGTGACGGCGTCATTGGCCTTGCCGTCGACGGCGCGCTCCTGCACATAGATGGTGAGCTCACCGTCGTCGGCGACCTCGACCAGCGGGCCTTTGCGGCTGCCGGGTTTGACGCGGACTGCGACGGTTTCGCTCACACCGCCATCGTGACGCGAACGTGCGCAAAATGCTGCCGCGCGGCGGCGTGTCGCGGAGCAGACACGCACGCTCGCGCGGCAACGGGGATCAGCGGGCGACGATCACCGAGGAACCGTGGCCGAAGAGGCCCTGGTTCGCGGTCACGCCGACCTTGGCGCCCTCGACCTGCC
It encodes:
- a CDS encoding primary-amine oxidase → MDYPLDPLSADEFRAVAAILRREHGVGEGWRVASVELLEPTKTELAAFDGGGATPARRAAVICLDRSANATYKGVVSLTGDRVEDFDHIPGVQANFTVDEFVECDEVLRRHPDVIAALAKRGITDLDNVFMDTWTYGDAVAPPEYRDRRIGWSDTWYKQAAGANPYAHPVSGLHCVIDINSMEVLRVEDDGSSEMPDVMGEYVPHHIPERIRAASRREPLKPLDITQPEGPSFTLDGNLLQWQNWSLRIGFNHREGMTLHTVRYRDGEVNRSVAHRLSFAEMVVPYRDSSVDHYRRTAFDIGEWGLGFMTTSLELGCDCLGEIRYLDAVLHNSAGEPYTITNAICIHEEDNAVLWKHVDHDAGAEVRRMRRLTLSFHVTVANYEYLVYWRLYQDGNIECEVRATGIMVTTPFPAGDTPKNGTLVDERTYAPFHQHFLIARLDLDIDGTDNTVYMTESYAEPIGPDNPYGLSLVVRNQALRTEQEGKQDVSFATQRAWKVVNTNVVNGLGTHPSYKLVPTGAIPAMFDAASPVLQRANVIGHTLWVTPNRPDERWPAGEFVNQSVTDTGLGEWTKADRSIDNTDVVLWYVFGIHHITRPEDWPVMPVDVVSFWLKPFGFFDRNPSLDVAATPPDACTHGHAKAAHH
- a CDS encoding carboxylesterase/lipase family protein, translated to MHERTVRAKIGTGIVEGFTRDGVHRWRSIPYAKPPVGRLRLRAPEPAEPWPGVRYCHGFGYCAPQQNRYTLVGVGKHQPMSEDCLTLNVVAPEKPNTDGPLPVMFFVHGGGYILGSSATPIYDGAALARRGCVFVSVNYRLGMLGCVELSSLSTPEHPIDDNLFLRDLVLALRWVRDNIAVFGGDPDNVTIFGESAGAHAVATLLAVPDAEGLFARVISESPASGMVSSADAAAHIADQIAELVSPGGGSAAAALMSARPAELGRALEAMIMRGQTDMPGAFPVGPTFGTDYLPVDPVTAMAEGSAQRVPLIVGNNADEGRLFTRFLQLLPTNEAMIEKLFARTDPEERRRIVAAYPDYPSSAACVRLGGDFAFASATWQIAEAHSRHAPTYVYRYDYAPRTLHWAGLGATHAMELLAVFDTYHTTYGALLTAVGDRTSARRVSRDVQRRWREFTRTGDPGPGWPAYDSRERAVFVFDRRPRVEYDPRSVRRKAWEGFTLAER
- a CDS encoding DUF167 domain-containing protein yields the protein MSETVAVRVKPGSRKGPLVEVADDGELTIYVQERAVDGKANDAVTKLLAQHLGVPRSRVELISGATARLKRFRIT
- a CDS encoding DUF7064 domain-containing protein, with protein sequence MHPTQTAVLDRPEDLTCEWLTSALGAGQVSGFSFERIGTGQMSECYRVSLSYAGESDGPASVVLKVAATDPSSRQTGLALGLYEREVRFYADIAPALAPGPVAPCYHAAIDTQTGAFDLLLGDAVPAVVGDEIRGATAEQATVALTELGRIHGSKAGAEALDRAEWLNREAPVNQALIGGLYAAFVDRYAGLITPEQRQVCERLVESFDAYLADEGAPQRPHGLVHGDYRLDNMLFGADGADRALTVVDWQTVTRGPAFTDVAYFIGCALPVEQRRAHYDELLTAYHQALGPDSALTLGQVREGVRRQSFFGVMMAIISSMLVERTERGDAMFMTMLDRHCSHVLDTNALDVLAPAAIPEPLVPAAEDDLAHTPTDEELWNESWYFDFVDAEAGFGGWVRLGLIPNQDTAWVNVLFCGPGMPTVALNDFHAPLAEPSSVKGEGVELNLHPAEPLEVYRLTATGTGEAFDDPSALLRGESGQPVSVTLDLTWRTAGVPYQYRITPRYEIPCTVSGTVIIGDQTHTVEAVVGQRDHSWGVRDWWSMNWVWSAIHLDDGTHLHGVDIRIPQMPPIGIGYSQRAGEPLVELQSVTAQYALGDDELPVSTTLTLQPGDIEVEVDIQAYAPVLLVAADERVSQFPRAWAKVRTADGRSGIGWLEWNRNLG